A stretch of the Filimonas lacunae genome encodes the following:
- a CDS encoding sensor histidine kinase, translating into MLFWEAFWGVVVTHIMRFFIRELGVLRLVLARQIFYLFITAVLFSFLYAFLSIFTENLIGFDADGNVHSPFVNKLLKAAYGTSLILLIWNLIYFTYHYIVKNRTEKLDKIRLESLVKELQLKTIKAHINPHFIFNALNSIRALVDENPARARTAITELSNLLRSSMQVEKMETTPLERELNIVKDYLALEYIRFEERLRVEYDIDEDTLDQPVPPMMLQTLVENAIKHGISKQVNGGLIKIISDFREDHHELIVQNTGRLEGVVSGEGFGLASTYNRLRLLFGAKASFEIKSINDSTVEAKLIFPVHTL; encoded by the coding sequence ATGTTGTTTTGGGAAGCATTCTGGGGTGTGGTAGTTACGCATATCATGCGTTTTTTTATTCGTGAGCTGGGCGTGTTACGGCTGGTGCTGGCCAGGCAGATTTTTTATTTGTTTATCACGGCAGTATTGTTCTCCTTTTTATACGCTTTCCTGAGCATTTTTACAGAAAACCTGATAGGTTTTGATGCCGATGGAAATGTGCATAGCCCCTTTGTTAATAAACTGCTAAAGGCGGCTTATGGCACCTCATTGATCCTGCTAATATGGAACCTCATCTATTTTACGTATCATTACATAGTTAAAAACAGGACGGAAAAGCTGGATAAAATAAGGCTGGAAAGCCTGGTGAAGGAGCTGCAGTTAAAGACGATTAAAGCACATATCAATCCGCACTTTATTTTCAATGCACTGAACAGTATCCGGGCATTGGTAGATGAAAATCCGGCCAGGGCGCGAACCGCCATTACAGAGTTGAGTAACCTGCTACGCAGCAGCATGCAGGTAGAGAAAATGGAAACCACACCCCTGGAAAGGGAACTGAATATAGTAAAAGATTACCTGGCCCTGGAGTATATACGGTTTGAAGAACGTTTGCGGGTGGAGTATGATATTGACGAAGACACTTTAGACCAGCCGGTGCCGCCTATGATGTTACAAACCCTGGTAGAAAATGCCATTAAACACGGCATCAGTAAACAGGTGAACGGTGGGTTAATTAAAATCATTTCTGATTTCAGAGAAGATCATCACGAATTAATAGTGCAGAATACCGGCAGGCTGGAAGGTGTGGTAAGTGGCGAAGGGTTTGGTTTGGCCAGCACCTATAACCGGTTGCGGTTGTTGTTTGGGGCAAAGGCCTCTTTTGAAATAAAAAGTATTAATGACAGCACAGTGGAAGCCAAGTTAATTTTCCCGGTGCATACGTTATAA
- a CDS encoding ABC transporter ATP-binding protein, whose protein sequence is MKRFERIFKYIGAYKSKLLTYVICTILGTVFGAFSLAMLSPFMGLIFNETNIASETIKSNAVGSNVSHFLNGLIVQHGKMVALGAICAFIIVTTLLKNMFLYLSNYISAPIRSAITTRFRNDLYEKILVLPVGYFTEKRKGDIISRMTNDVAEIESSVVSTLEGLIKDPLTILSYLAYMVYISPTLSLFLLILLPATAFIIGRISRTLKRQSQEASEKLGTALSIMDETLGGIRVIKAFLAEKILHNRFVQVNDELFKVRNKMNARRDLASPLTELLGVVVLSTILYFGGMLALKYHSLPGGDLITYIALFAIIINPAKNLSTAFFNIQRGAAAIERVEELLSAVVTVENNGKRSLTFNQGIEFRNVSFTYGEHTILNNINLIIPKGKTVALVGSSGAGKSTLADLIPRFHDSTSGEILVDGVNIKDYSLKELRQQISIVTQEPILFNDTIAHNIALGRPEASLEEIETAAKVANAHQFILRKEESFNTNIGDRGSKLSGGERQRLTIARAVLKNPPILILDEATSSLDTESERLVQDAINNMMQNRTSVVIAHRLSTIRHADEIIVLQKGEIAERGTHDELIAKQGIYNRLVTLQEVK, encoded by the coding sequence ATGAAACGTTTTGAAAGAATCTTTAAGTACATCGGTGCTTATAAAAGCAAGCTGCTTACATATGTTATCTGTACTATCCTGGGAACTGTTTTTGGTGCTTTTTCGCTGGCCATGCTCTCTCCATTCATGGGCCTTATTTTTAACGAAACCAATATAGCCTCCGAAACTATTAAATCGAATGCGGTAGGTAGCAATGTCTCCCATTTCTTAAACGGACTGATTGTACAACATGGTAAAATGGTTGCATTAGGTGCTATTTGTGCCTTTATTATAGTTACCACCCTGCTCAAAAACATGTTCTTATACCTGTCTAACTATATCTCTGCCCCTATCAGGAGTGCTATTACCACCAGGTTTAGAAACGATTTGTATGAGAAGATACTGGTGTTGCCAGTAGGTTATTTTACAGAAAAAAGAAAAGGTGACATTATTAGCCGCATGACCAACGATGTGGCAGAAATAGAATCTTCGGTAGTAAGTACACTGGAAGGTTTAATAAAAGACCCGCTTACTATACTTTCTTACCTGGCTTATATGGTTTATATAAGCCCTACCCTTTCGCTGTTTCTGCTCATATTACTACCCGCCACCGCTTTTATTATCGGCCGCATTAGCCGCACGTTAAAGCGCCAGTCGCAGGAAGCTTCCGAAAAACTGGGCACAGCCTTGTCTATTATGGATGAAACACTGGGCGGCATTCGCGTTATTAAAGCTTTCCTGGCCGAAAAAATATTACACAACCGCTTTGTACAGGTGAACGACGAGTTATTTAAAGTGCGGAACAAGATGAACGCCCGCCGCGACCTGGCATCTCCGCTTACCGAATTATTAGGAGTAGTGGTATTGTCTACTATTCTGTATTTCGGCGGCATGCTGGCGCTCAAATACCATTCACTGCCCGGTGGCGATTTAATTACTTATATAGCCTTGTTTGCTATTATTATTAACCCGGCTAAAAACCTGTCCACCGCCTTCTTTAATATACAACGGGGCGCAGCCGCCATTGAAAGAGTAGAAGAGTTATTGAGCGCAGTTGTTACTGTAGAAAACAATGGCAAACGCAGCTTAACCTTTAACCAGGGCATTGAATTCAGAAATGTATCGTTCACTTATGGCGAGCATACCATTTTAAATAATATCAACTTAATCATACCCAAAGGCAAAACTGTGGCACTGGTGGGTAGCAGTGGTGCCGGTAAAAGCACCCTGGCCGATTTAATACCCCGCTTTCACGACAGCACATCCGGCGAAATACTGGTGGATGGGGTAAATATTAAAGACTATTCGCTGAAAGAATTAAGGCAGCAAATAAGCATTGTTACGCAGGAACCTATCCTGTTTAACGATACTATTGCTCATAATATAGCCTTAGGCCGCCCTGAAGCTTCGCTGGAAGAAATTGAAACCGCGGCCAAAGTGGCCAATGCGCACCAGTTTATTTTACGCAAAGAGGAATCGTTTAACACCAACATTGGCGACAGGGGCAGCAAATTAAGCGGTGGCGAACGTCAGCGCCTTACCATTGCCCGCGCTGTGTTAAAGAATCCTCCTATTTTAATATTGGACGAAGCCACCTCTTCGCTGGATACAGAAAGTGAACGCCTGGTACAGGATGCGATTAACAATATGATGCAAAACAGAACTTCTGTTGTTATTGCACACCGTTTAAGCACCATCAGGCATGCCGATGAAATTATTGTATTGCAGAAAGGAGAAATTGCCGAGCGAGGTACGCACGACGAACTAATAGCCAAACAAGGAATTTATAACCGTTTGGTTACCTTACAGGAAGTGAAATAA
- a CDS encoding FtsX-like permease family protein has translation MELLFAWRYFKSKKSTNAINIIAWISVLAIAVGTTALIVVLSVFNGFEDLVKTLYTDFYSDIKVAPAKGKFFVLDNNQLAAIKKVTGIKQLSFVVEEKAMLLNGDFQTIVSIKGVDEHFTATNNLNAHISHGKYDVGTTDKPMLVAGVGIENAVVADPGKQGLPLTLYLPDRSATSFSAENGMRSFNVDVSGAFTVQQEFDNKYAFTNLPFIQYMLDLKANEYSAIEMAVSNPDDLNKVKKNLQRTLGDNFIVRTRLEQNQSLFTVMQVEKWFIYGVLSLILLVAAFNMIGALTMLVMEKQKDITLLKAVGASDNLIQRIFLSEGFVLATVGGVIGMVLAYLICVIQLQFKLVKLQGGTFIIDYYPVKMSGWDFILVACTVFLVTIFAAWIPARKASVQAYSLKS, from the coding sequence TTGGAATTACTATTTGCCTGGCGCTATTTTAAGAGTAAAAAAAGTACAAACGCAATTAATATTATTGCCTGGATAAGTGTGCTTGCCATTGCGGTAGGCACCACTGCTTTAATAGTAGTGCTAAGTGTGTTTAATGGTTTTGAAGACCTGGTAAAAACACTGTACACCGATTTTTACTCCGATATTAAAGTGGCTCCGGCTAAGGGTAAGTTTTTTGTACTGGATAATAACCAGCTGGCTGCTATTAAAAAGGTGACTGGTATTAAACAACTCAGCTTTGTGGTGGAAGAAAAAGCCATGTTGCTGAATGGCGATTTTCAAACCATTGTAAGTATTAAAGGAGTCGACGAACATTTTACTGCTACCAATAACTTAAATGCACATATCTCCCATGGCAAGTATGATGTAGGCACCACCGACAAGCCTATGCTGGTAGCAGGCGTGGGTATTGAAAACGCTGTGGTGGCTGATCCGGGAAAACAGGGCCTGCCATTAACGTTGTATCTGCCCGACAGAAGTGCTACCAGCTTTTCTGCTGAAAATGGTATGCGCTCGTTTAATGTAGATGTAAGCGGTGCTTTTACAGTGCAGCAGGAGTTTGATAACAAATATGCTTTTACCAATCTGCCTTTTATTCAATATATGCTGGACCTGAAAGCCAATGAGTACAGTGCTATTGAAATGGCAGTAAGCAACCCGGATGATTTGAATAAGGTGAAAAAGAACCTGCAGCGCACCCTGGGTGATAACTTTATTGTACGTACCCGGTTAGAGCAAAATCAAAGCCTGTTTACTGTAATGCAGGTAGAAAAATGGTTTATTTATGGAGTGCTTTCTCTTATTCTGCTGGTGGCAGCTTTTAATATGATCGGCGCCTTAACCATGCTGGTAATGGAAAAGCAAAAAGACATTACCCTGCTTAAAGCAGTAGGTGCCAGTGATAATTTAATCCAGCGCATTTTTTTAAGCGAAGGATTTGTGTTAGCTACCGTAGGTGGTGTAATTGGTATGGTGCTGGCTTATCTCATTTGCGTTATCCAGTTACAATTTAAACTGGTGAAACTACAGGGCGGCACTTTTATTATAGATTACTATCCTGTTAAAATGAGTGGCTGGGATTTTATACTGGTAGCCTGTACCGTATTCCTGGTAACCATCTTTGCCGCCTGGATTCCCGCACGTAAAGCTTCGGTGCAGGCATATAGCCTGAAAAGCTAG
- the dxs gene encoding 1-deoxy-D-xylulose-5-phosphate synthase → MNITPGPLLQNIDSPADLKKLNREQLHQVCDELRQYIIDVVSVYGGHFAASLGVVELSVALHYAYNTPYDQLVWDVGHQAYGHKILTGRRDAFPTNRKYNGLSGFPKRTESEYDTFGVGHSSTSISAALGMAMAAKYKGEDRKSVAVIGDGSMTAGMAFEAMNHAGVADADMLIILNDNCMSIDPNVGALKEYLTDITTSQTYNKFRDDVWTLLGKLPVGKNFSRDMASKLEAGVKGMVNRHSNLFEALNLRYFGPIDGHNITKLVDTLKDLRQIPGPKILHIVTVKGKGYALAEKDQTKWHAPGLFDKVTGEIYKKAYTAPQPPKYQDVFGHTMIELAEKNDKIMGVTPAMPSGSSLKFMMEQMPNRAFDVGICEQHAGTVSAGLATQGMRVFCNIYSSFMQRAYDQVVHDIAIQKLPVVLCLDRAGLVGEDGPTHHGAYDIPYFRCIPNMVISAPMNEQELRNLMYTAQLESNQSPFVIRYPRGEGVMPEWRTPFEEITIGKGRKIKDGKEVAILSFGHPGNFATTAIRELRTEGIDPAHYDMRFVKPIDEELLHEVFSKYKHVITVEDGTIVGGFGSAVVEFMAKHRYQASVTILGIPDRIVEHGTLKELYRECEYDAIAIAAAVRSAVKATGTSVSTAVNGSGELTIAG, encoded by the coding sequence ATGAACATTACACCCGGACCATTACTGCAAAACATTGATAGTCCAGCTGACCTTAAAAAGCTTAACAGAGAACAATTACACCAGGTATGCGACGAGCTGCGTCAATATATTATTGATGTAGTAAGCGTGTATGGTGGCCACTTTGCGGCCAGCCTGGGTGTGGTGGAACTGAGTGTAGCCCTGCATTATGCTTATAATACTCCATACGACCAGCTGGTGTGGGACGTAGGTCACCAGGCGTATGGTCATAAAATATTAACCGGTCGCCGGGATGCTTTCCCTACCAACCGTAAATACAACGGCTTGAGCGGTTTTCCTAAAAGAACAGAAAGTGAATACGACACCTTTGGTGTAGGCCACTCTTCCACTTCTATTTCTGCCGCGTTGGGTATGGCCATGGCTGCTAAATACAAAGGTGAGGACCGTAAATCGGTAGCCGTAATTGGCGATGGTTCCATGACCGCAGGTATGGCTTTTGAAGCCATGAACCACGCAGGTGTTGCCGATGCCGACATGCTGATTATCTTAAATGATAACTGCATGAGCATTGACCCTAACGTGGGAGCCTTGAAGGAATATCTTACCGACATTACTACTTCTCAAACCTATAATAAGTTCAGAGACGACGTTTGGACCCTGTTGGGCAAGTTACCGGTAGGTAAAAACTTTAGCCGCGACATGGCCAGCAAGCTGGAAGCAGGTGTAAAAGGGATGGTTAACCGCCATAGCAACCTGTTTGAAGCATTGAACCTGCGTTACTTTGGCCCTATTGATGGACATAATATCACCAAACTGGTAGATACCCTGAAAGATCTGCGCCAGATACCCGGTCCCAAAATCCTGCACATTGTTACTGTAAAAGGTAAAGGATATGCACTGGCCGAAAAAGATCAGACCAAATGGCATGCTCCCGGGCTATTTGATAAAGTAACCGGTGAAATTTACAAGAAAGCTTATACCGCTCCTCAGCCACCCAAATACCAGGATGTGTTTGGCCACACGATGATTGAACTGGCGGAAAAGAACGATAAAATAATGGGGGTAACCCCGGCTATGCCAAGCGGCAGCTCGTTAAAGTTCATGATGGAACAAATGCCCAACCGTGCTTTTGACGTAGGCATTTGCGAACAGCATGCAGGTACGGTAAGTGCCGGTCTGGCTACCCAGGGTATGCGCGTGTTCTGCAACATCTACTCGTCGTTTATGCAACGCGCCTACGACCAGGTAGTGCATGACATTGCTATTCAAAAACTGCCGGTGGTACTTTGTTTAGACCGTGCAGGTTTGGTAGGTGAAGATGGTCCAACCCACCATGGCGCATACGATATTCCTTATTTCCGTTGTATTCCTAATATGGTTATCAGCGCTCCTATGAACGAGCAGGAACTACGTAACCTGATGTATACTGCGCAGTTGGAAAGCAACCAGTCGCCTTTTGTTATCCGCTATCCACGTGGCGAAGGTGTGATGCCTGAATGGCGTACTCCGTTTGAGGAAATTACCATAGGCAAAGGCCGCAAAATCAAAGACGGTAAAGAAGTGGCTATCCTCAGTTTTGGTCATCCTGGTAATTTTGCCACTACCGCTATTCGTGAACTGCGTACCGAAGGCATAGATCCGGCTCATTACGATATGCGCTTTGTTAAGCCTATTGATGAAGAGCTCCTGCACGAAGTGTTCAGCAAATACAAACACGTGATTACGGTAGAAGATGGCACTATAGTAGGTGGTTTTGGCAGTGCTGTTGTAGAGTTTATGGCAAAGCACCGTTACCAGGCCAGTGTTACTATTTTAGGTATTCCTGACCGTATTGTAGAACATGGCACTTTAAAAGAACTGTACCGCGAGTGTGAATATGATGCTATTGCTATTGCTGCTGCTGTACGCAGCGCCGTAAAGGCAACCGGCACTTCTGTAAGCACTGCCGTAAACGGATCTGGCGAATTAACCATAGCAGGATAA
- the rbfA gene encoding 30S ribosome-binding factor RbfA produces the protein MEEGKRQRQVAGVLQEELNDIFRRLGFNMMYGGMVSISSVKVTPDLLEARIYVSFFKVADEKAAMKKIDERSWEIKKELSDRVKHQLRRMPVLHFFLDDTLEHVFKMEEVFKQINADDAQRKADGNEKATEEQP, from the coding sequence ATGGAGGAAGGCAAACGTCAACGGCAGGTGGCCGGGGTTCTGCAGGAAGAACTGAACGACATTTTCAGAAGGCTGGGATTCAATATGATGTATGGAGGAATGGTGTCTATTTCCTCTGTAAAGGTTACTCCCGACCTGTTGGAAGCACGGATATATGTAAGCTTTTTTAAAGTAGCCGATGAAAAAGCCGCCATGAAAAAGATTGATGAGCGGTCGTGGGAAATTAAAAAAGAACTGAGCGATAGGGTAAAACATCAGCTGCGCAGAATGCCGGTGCTGCATTTTTTCCTGGACGATACCCTGGAGCATGTGTTTAAAATGGAGGAAGTATTTAAGCAAATAAACGCAGATGACGCACAGCGCAAAGCAGATGGCAACGAAAAGGCTACAGAAGAACAACCATAA
- a CDS encoding transketolase encodes MANVQELEKIASQVRRDIVRMVHAVQSGHPGGSLGCTDFLTTLYFKVMKHDTNFNMDGTNEDIFFLSNGHISPVFYSVLARSGYFDVKELATFRKLNSRLQGHPTTHEHLPGIRVASGSLGQGMSVGIGAALAKKINGDKQLVYTLHGDGELDEGQNWEAIMFAGSKGVDNLISTIDHNGQQIDGPTDKVMNLGNLHAKFETFGWTVLDMDGNNIADVIKVMDEAKALTGKGKPIAIIMKTSMGKGVDFMEGSHEWHGIAPNDEQLAKALAQLPETLGDY; translated from the coding sequence ATGGCTAACGTTCAAGAGCTGGAAAAGATTGCCTCCCAGGTTAGAAGGGATATTGTACGAATGGTTCATGCAGTGCAAAGCGGTCACCCTGGTGGTTCATTAGGTTGTACAGACTTCTTAACCACCCTGTATTTCAAGGTGATGAAGCACGATACCAATTTCAACATGGATGGTACTAATGAAGATATTTTCTTTTTGTCTAACGGACATATTTCGCCTGTATTTTACTCCGTACTGGCGCGTTCCGGTTATTTTGACGTAAAAGAATTAGCCACCTTTCGTAAATTAAATTCCCGTTTACAGGGCCACCCTACTACCCACGAACACTTACCAGGTATTCGCGTAGCCAGTGGTTCATTAGGTCAGGGCATGAGTGTGGGCATTGGTGCAGCACTTGCTAAAAAGATCAATGGCGACAAGCAACTGGTATACACCCTGCATGGAGATGGAGAACTGGACGAAGGCCAAAACTGGGAAGCTATTATGTTTGCCGGTTCTAAAGGCGTGGATAATTTAATCTCTACTATTGATCACAACGGTCAGCAAATTGACGGCCCTACCGATAAAGTAATGAACCTGGGTAACCTGCACGCTAAATTCGAAACTTTCGGATGGACCGTGTTGGATATGGATGGTAATAACATTGCCGATGTTATTAAAGTAATGGACGAAGCCAAAGCCTTAACCGGTAAAGGCAAGCCTATTGCTATTATTATGAAAACTTCTATGGGCAAAGGCGTTGATTTCATGGAAGGCAGCCACGAATGGCACGGCATTGCACCTAACGACGAGCAACTGGCCAAAGCACTGGCTCAGTTACCAGAAACTTTAGGCGACTACTAA
- the frr gene encoding ribosome recycling factor: MSEELDLILDDAESTMKKAINHLETELTKIRAGKASPAMLDGITVEYYGAPTPIAQVSNIVILDVRTVSIQPWEKNMIAPIERAIMMANIGVTPQNDGIMIRLFLPPLTEERRRELFKKASGEGEFSKVAIRNIRRDAIEDIKKLQKDGLSEDAAKDAEKSVQDITDKYIALVEKHLAAKEKEMMTV; this comes from the coding sequence ATGTCAGAAGAACTGGACCTGATATTGGACGATGCTGAGTCGACCATGAAAAAGGCAATAAATCACCTTGAAACGGAATTGACTAAGATCAGGGCAGGTAAGGCCAGTCCGGCTATGCTTGATGGCATAACTGTTGAATATTATGGAGCGCCTACTCCTATAGCACAGGTATCTAACATTGTGATACTGGATGTGCGCACCGTTAGCATACAGCCTTGGGAGAAAAACATGATCGCTCCTATAGAACGCGCTATTATGATGGCCAACATAGGCGTTACCCCGCAGAATGATGGTATTATGATCAGGCTGTTTTTACCCCCGTTAACAGAAGAAAGAAGACGGGAGTTGTTTAAAAAAGCCAGCGGCGAAGGCGAATTTTCAAAAGTGGCTATCCGCAATATCAGGCGTGATGCTATTGAAGACATTAAAAAATTACAGAAGGATGGCCTGAGCGAAGATGCTGCCAAAGATGCAGAGAAAAGCGTGCAGGATATCACAGACAAATACATTGCCCTGGTAGAGAAGCACCTGGCGGCAAAAGAAAAAGAAATGATGACTGTATAA
- a CDS encoding segregation and condensation protein A — protein MQTAVNYQIKLPQFEGPFDLLLFFIERDELDIYNIPINRIIQDFLAYIHSQEKLNIELSSEFILFVSTLMRIKAKLLLPRKEIDAQGNEIDPRQELVDKILEYKRFKQAAAEMVELEAMRMLMMKRGNLQKEIASIGEEASEGSEIQTVTLFKLMKTYEKVLSRMQTKTNKPVHTVVKYNYTMESSRTHMLGLVKKEKTVAFEKIFDIVEDKVHAIFLFLSLLELVQLNYMAIMIGEGKNNFVLEWNNERKEEDFSGLFAQPDDNGGVGPVSALNHGPRLN, from the coding sequence GTGCAAACAGCAGTTAACTACCAGATTAAGCTACCACAATTTGAAGGTCCGTTTGACCTGTTATTGTTCTTCATTGAGCGTGACGAGCTGGATATCTACAATATTCCCATCAACCGTATTATACAGGATTTCCTGGCCTATATCCATTCCCAGGAAAAACTGAACATTGAACTGAGCAGTGAGTTTATCCTGTTCGTTTCTACCTTAATGCGTATTAAAGCCAAGCTGCTGCTGCCCCGTAAGGAGATTGACGCACAAGGCAACGAAATTGATCCTCGCCAGGAACTGGTAGATAAAATATTGGAATACAAGCGCTTTAAGCAGGCGGCAGCTGAAATGGTGGAGTTGGAAGCTATGCGTATGCTGATGATGAAGCGTGGTAACCTGCAAAAGGAAATAGCATCCATTGGGGAAGAAGCTTCGGAAGGTTCGGAAATACAAACCGTTACCCTGTTTAAGCTGATGAAAACCTACGAAAAGGTGCTGTCCCGTATGCAAACCAAAACCAACAAGCCGGTGCATACGGTGGTAAAGTATAACTATACCATGGAAAGCAGTCGTACACATATGTTGGGGTTAGTGAAAAAGGAAAAAACGGTTGCCTTTGAGAAAATATTTGACATTGTAGAAGACAAGGTACACGCGATATTCCTGTTTCTCTCTTTGTTAGAGCTGGTTCAGCTGAACTATATGGCTATTATGATTGGCGAAGGCAAAAACAACTTTGTGCTGGAATGGAACAACGAGCGTAAAGAAGAAGATTTCAGTGGTCTTTTTGCGCAACCCGATGATAATGGTGGTGTTGGTCCTGTTTCGGCCCTGAACCACGGTCCAAGATTAAACTAA
- a CDS encoding PPK2 family polyphosphate kinase: MGRIKLEEIDTRAPGALQKEQVKLETAGIISELNELQNLLYAESKHSVLVVLQGMDASGKDGLIRKVFGNLNPQGVMVHSFKVPTAEELGHDFLWRIHKNAPAKGMIQLFNRSHYEDILVTRVHNLCDKETAYKRMRAINDFEWLLAEHNNTTILKFYLHISEKEQSLRLNERLDDKTKQWKYNESDFAEAKLWPEYRKVYEDCFEECNKIPWTIVPADQNWYKEYIVAKKLKDALSALKMRYPGLKKA, translated from the coding sequence ATGGGAAGGATTAAACTGGAAGAAATTGATACCAGGGCGCCTGGTGCATTGCAGAAAGAACAGGTGAAGCTGGAAACTGCCGGTATTATCAGCGAGCTGAACGAGCTGCAGAATTTGCTGTATGCCGAGAGTAAACATTCGGTATTGGTGGTGCTGCAAGGCATGGATGCCAGTGGCAAGGATGGCTTAATTCGCAAAGTATTTGGCAATCTGAACCCGCAAGGGGTGATGGTGCATTCTTTTAAAGTGCCTACGGCTGAAGAGCTGGGACATGACTTTTTGTGGCGCATTCACAAGAATGCCCCGGCAAAGGGCATGATACAGTTGTTTAACAGAAGTCATTATGAAGACATACTGGTTACGCGGGTGCATAACCTGTGTGATAAAGAAACGGCCTATAAGCGCATGCGGGCTATTAACGATTTTGAGTGGTTGCTGGCAGAACATAATAACACCACCATTTTGAAGTTTTACCTGCATATTTCGGAAAAAGAGCAATCACTACGCCTGAACGAGCGCCTGGACGACAAAACCAAGCAATGGAAGTACAACGAAAGCGATTTTGCGGAAGCGAAGTTGTGGCCAGAATACAGGAAGGTATATGAAGATTGTTTTGAAGAATGTAACAAAATACCCTGGACAATAGTGCCCGCCGATCAAAACTGGTATAAAGAGTATATTGTTGCTAAAAAGCTGAAAGATGCCCTGAGTGCATTAAAAATGCGCTATCCGGGGTTGAAAAAAGCATAG
- the mscL gene encoding large conductance mechanosensitive channel protein MscL: MSFVKEFKQFAMKGNVVDLAVGVIIGAAFGKIVDSVVNDLIMPIVAAIIGKPDFSKMYVVLRGAVPEGTSLEDARKVADTVIFAYGNFLTVLINFVLLALIIFLMVKGINRLKAKEEAKPTAPPEPTTTEKLLMEIRDGLKK; the protein is encoded by the coding sequence ATGAGTTTTGTAAAGGAGTTTAAGCAGTTTGCCATGAAGGGCAACGTAGTTGACCTGGCAGTGGGTGTTATTATCGGTGCGGCTTTTGGAAAGATTGTGGACAGTGTGGTGAACGACCTGATTATGCCTATTGTAGCGGCTATTATAGGCAAGCCCGACTTTAGCAAGATGTATGTAGTGCTAAGAGGAGCCGTTCCGGAGGGAACAAGTTTGGAAGATGCCCGTAAAGTAGCTGATACTGTGATCTTTGCATATGGGAACTTTCTAACAGTTTTGATCAATTTCGTTTTACTGGCGTTAATAATTTTCCTGATGGTAAAAGGCATTAACAGATTGAAGGCCAAAGAGGAAGCTAAGCCTACAGCGCCTCCTGAGCCAACTACCACTGAAAAGCTGTTGATGGAGATAAGGGACGGATTAAAAAAATAG